In Ciconia boyciana chromosome 1, ASM3463844v1, whole genome shotgun sequence, the genomic stretch CATCACGCCGAGATTCTTTACAAAATCCAGGAATAGAAACATCTCCACGGCAACATGTATCCTTCAGACCCGATGCCACAGTGCCGAGCAGAACAAACTCCTTTAACAACCACCAGCAACAGCCACAAGTGACAGTGTCTATAAGACAGGTTCCTCCAGGAAAACCTGATCCTTCAATTACATCTCCAAATACGATCACAGCAGTCACATCTGCTCATATTCTCCAGCCAGTGAAGAGCATGCGAGTGATGAGACCCGAGCCTCAGACTGCAGTGGGACCTTCCCATCCTGGCTGGTTACCTGCACAGGCACCGGCTGTGGATGGCTTGGAGATCATTGAGCAGCACGTGCCACCTGTTGGAGCAGCTAATGCCTATCAGCTAGATGTGGATTACGGTAACCAGGAACTGCGGTGTCCACCACCACCGTATCCCAAGCATTTGTTACTTCCCGGTAGCTCTGAGCAGTTTGATATCAACTGCTTATGCATGGGCGTAGAGCAGACCCTCCGTGTAGTCCCCAGTTCAACATGCAATAAGGCTGAGGAGAACAGTGAGCGAAATgataaaagcagcaagaacactaaaactgaaaaacccAGCAAGGATAAAAAGCAGATTCAGACGTCTCCAGTGCCTGTGCGAAAAAATGgcaaagatgaggaaaagcGAGAATCCCGAATAAAGAGCTACTCACCTTTTGCCTTCAAGTTCTACATGGAGCAACATGTAGAAAATGTCATAAAGACCTACCAGCAGAAAATTAACAGAAGATTACAACTGGAGCAAGAAATGGCTAAAGTAATTCTCCTTGTTTTGTTATAATAAAAGCTAATGGGGTCAAATtgattattactatttttaatcaGTCAAAAAATTTATAAAGGCAGGCTCCACTGGAAGTAGTAGGTATCCAGCACTTCCCTATACCAGACTATTTTAACTTAGAAGCATGGATGCAGGTCTGTGAGGCTGTTTGAAAAACCTGAGATGTGAAATAATAGATCTTCATAccagaaaagtaaaatgaagcaaaatccCCCATAGCAGGAAAGTAGTAGGTTTGCTTAGGCAGGAACTCAGAAGCCAGGTCTGAGGCTGAGATAACTCTGGCGATACTTTGGCAGCTCTTGCAAAACTCTGAAAAAGGTTTTCTCTTTGCTCCAGTTCTTCCTCCCGTGTTCTGTGATAGCCATTTGGTGAATCCAAAGCCATAGTTCAACTTGGCAGTGTATTCACTGTGCCATGTTTTCAGCTGAATATGTAATACTTGACTGGAAGTTGTCTGTTGAACACACGTAAGTAATAATATCGTGCAAGTAATCATATCTTGGCCAGCTTGAACTGGTCTTGGGACCCTTGCTGAAATTTGTTCTAGAAGCAGGTCTCAGGGACGTGGACTTTTTTGAGTGAGCACGCTTCTTTCATGCCTCATTGTAGCTCTAAAACTAAGCTGATTCACTGATAGGGCTGCTTAAAACAAAGCTGACAAGTTCTGATGGTTGCTCTggcaattttgtttttaatttttaaatgtggaagaggttttttccccaggcaTGACTAGGATATGACTAGTTGACTTTTGTATTTAAGGATGAACTCTAAGAAAAGCTATTATTAACGCATAATGGATAATAATTAACTACCCAATCTTCCCTAGCACAGTCAGTTTCCAGAGTCAATTAATTTGATGCTTACATTGCTCCAGAAGACTTAGCAGTTTTGTTTGTTGAggttaaaattaaacaaatatgcTTCTAAAATCTCTGAAAGGTCAGCGTTTTAGTGACAGTTAATAGTTTGTCCTCATTGCAAGTACAGATTGTGTTGCACTGCTTGGATTTAGTGAATATTTTCCTGAGATTGAGATAGGGAATGATCTCTAGAGAAGTAAAACAGCAGCTAATTGTGTTAGTTCTTCTCTTCTGACTCTTCAGCTTTCCCTCACTTCATAACTCAGAGATAATTCAGctataaacaaaaacaactcCTTTCCCTAGCAACCTCATCACTGGCTGGAATAATACACTCAGAAGATTTTGGCTATCTGAATATCACATTATTCTAGAATTAACCAAGAACACAACACACCAATTATTTTACCTTAAAACAGTAAACACTTCCTTTATTATGGATTGATGTACTTgccttacattttaaaaacagtattacTTGTTTGATTTGGCTGTTGCCTTCAGTCTGAAAATTCATCCTACCTGTTCTGCAAGTTTCTGCAGACCTCCTCCATCTTTTATTCatacagatttcatttttataccGTGGGGATCTCACTGCATAGTCTGGCTGCCCACATTCATCTTTAAAGACCTAGATTGCAGATGTGAAATTAAATCAATCTAAGCAGTGGGCCTGTGAGTGTATGCTTGGGTCTCTAGCCTGCTAATCAGTCAGCTTCAACTCCCTCCACCCTACTCCCCATTGCCCCTTCCCACCAGGCACTAATCTTCCTCTCAGAGTGCTTCAGCTGATGCCAGTTAATTCAGGATTTTGGAGATGGGGtatgcagaaagaaaggggCATGCTGCGGAAGATGAGTTGTCAGAGGATCCTGGGGATCAGCCCAGGGGCTTCTGCTGGTGGAGGCCACCAGTGGCTCTCAGAAGAGGGACTGGCACTGAAGTTGCCGGAGTTGGCAGTGTGCAGGCTCTGTCTTGAAGGGTGGGGAAAGTCTGGTTGGgtactgctgcttctccctttctcaGGAGGTCTCTCCCCACAGCTATGTGAAATGTTACTTGCAGTTACTTGGAGGCTTTCTGGGGACAGGAGGTAGCTGGACAAGCCAGCTTTTTTACAGCTTAGGTGAAGAGGGGAAATAATTTAAGGGGGGAAATAGCACCAGGGTCTGGGCTGCAGTGGCTGGGGGGAGGCCAGAGCTGGGGGTTATATGCACTTATTTTGtgagagaaaggggagaagtTTATAGAACAGATGGTCAGGAGATCTACAAAACTTGAGAGTGGAGGCTGTAtgtggcagaggaagggaaatagTTTCTAAAGAAGAAGGTTCCCAAGGCACTTGGGAATATATAGGTCAAAACCAGCTTCATAATTACAACACAAAAACCAACAGTCAAACAGCACTCAAGGTAGGAACTGTTAATGTGAGTTGCCCTGGAGAACCATTCATGAAAAAAGTGGACTGCTGCATCTAGGTTTAAGTTTCAGTTTAAGTTAAGCTGTACTGCAGTGCACATACATATAGTGGAGTGCAGTGGCAAAGTGCACATTTGAAAGGTGTAAACCAAATCACATGATCAGGTTTGCTGTGTTATATTCCCCTCTCTGACAGTATTGCCCCCTGCCTCTTCGTTCAGTCAAATCAGAAAGGCAGACTAATCTCAGACACGGCAAATTCAGGTAACAAGTTAGGGCACAGTGAATTTgccagtatttcagaaatacctcAATAGACAGATGAGAGTATATCTATCTCATGAATATGTCTTTTCTGGTTCTTGGTTAATCTTtctgagaaatgcattttggGAATGCTAGTTTATTGTTCTCTTGCTATATGAATGTAACAGTACTAGCTCTTGtggtttgctttcctttgtaaAGGCTGGCCTTTGTGAGGCAGAACAGGAACAAATGAGGAAAATTCTCTACCAGAAGGAGTCTAACTACAACAGACTTAAAAGGGCCAAAATGGACAAATCTATGTTTGTGAAAATCAAGACTCTGGGTATTGGTGCATTTGGAGAAGTATGCCTGGCCTGCAAAGTGGATACCCATGCCCTGTATGCCATGAAGACTCTGCGAAAGAAAGATGTGTTAAACCGGAACCAGGTGGCTCATGTCAAAGCAGAGAGGGACATACTTGCTGAGGCAGACAATGAATGGGTGGTTAAACTCTATTATTCCTTCCAAGATAAAGAGAACTTGTACTTTGTGATGGACTACATCCCAGGTGGGGATATGATGAGTCTACTGATTCGGATGGAAGTCTTTCCAGAGCGTCTGGCTAGATTTTATATTGCAGAGCTCACTTTGGCTATAGAGAGTGTGCACAAAATGGGATTTATTCATCGAGACATCAAGCCAGACAACATTCTGATAGACCTTGATGGACATATCAAACTGACTGACTTTGGACTGTGTACTGGATTCAGGTGGACTCACAATTCAAAATACTATCAGAAAGGTAGTGTTCTTAGGCTTTATTTGTGATGgtattgcattatttattttgaaacaaactgATACCTCTTGGCAGAAATGCCAGCTCAGAAAACAGAGGTGTGTACATTGACAAAGGGTCAATGACAATATGATGTGTCTGTCTCTCGCTAACTCAATTAATTTGTTTCCTGTCCTTTGTTTCCAGTACTGTTTAAATCCCTATCAGTAATCTGGCTGACCACTGCAGTAGCAGCAATTTTTCAGCTTATACTTGTTTGGAGGGTGAAATAATTTGATGGTGAAGTAATTCAATCACAGATTTAAAGTAGTCCACACACCTCCTGTGTGTGCCATTGAGGAGTATTGGTGTCTGTTGGCAAAAAGGCCATAAACAATTGGTATAGCTAATCTAAATATACTCCATTGTTCAGTATCTCCCATATGGGAGCATGCTTCCTTGTCCTGAGACAGAGACATTTTGCTGGTTATGGAAAACCAATTGTGAAGGGGAGGGGCAGAAGAAAATGCCTTGGGTTTAAAGTTTAAATGCTGTTCTTCAGTGAAAGTAGAAGATGGCAGAACTAGATCTAGATAAAtacttttctctgtgtgttgtGTTTTATGACCATGAATGTAAACTTTTTCTCCCATTTGAAAGGGAGCCATATCAGACAAGACAGCATGGAGCCCAGTGATCTTTGGGATGATGTGTCCAATTGTAGATGTGGAGATAGGCTGAAGACATTGGAACAAAGAGCTAAGAAGCAGCATCAGAGATGTCTAGCCCACTCGTTAGTTGGAACCCCTAATTATATTGCTCCTGAAGTCCTGCTTCGTAAAGGTAGATAAcctgtatttttctcctgtttaagTGACGATCAgtgctttgaaatacttttttttttttttttttccttaaataagcTTGCTGCTTTGGAAGATTGTCATT encodes the following:
- the LATS2 gene encoding serine/threonine-protein kinase LATS2 isoform X2; the protein is MQVAISLICFIQEMAVRALKQTGSRSIEAALEYISKMSYLDPRNEQIVRVIKQTSPGKGIVPNNVTRRPSFEGSNESFPSYHQISNAAYEGTGFGAEGANMLTEVPRPYMDYIISTSQSTAMNAPVQRPSGVGTHSTPTSHQQKTYPANIESSVINYPVANHSSQALQLQASHGSNSQHYSRQHMVVQGEPMGYGVQRSPSFQNKMQQEGGYTNLPNKGAVVQNNSGHAFQQAPAGLYISHSHHKQTSPSSHQMHVISRGPAFANDFSDSPPQNLLNPSRNSLNMDLYDMNNPQVQQWQAATPSRRDSLQNPGIETSPRQHVSFRPDATVPSRTNSFNNHQQQPQVTVSIRQVPPGKPDPSITSPNTITAVTSAHILQPVKSMRVMRPEPQTAVGPSHPGWLPAQAPAVDGLEIIEQHVPPVGAANAYQLDVDYGNQELRCPPPPYPKHLLLPGSSEQFDINCLCMGVEQTLRVVPSSTCNKAEENSERNDKSSKNTKTEKPSKDKKQIQTSPVPVRKNGKDEEKRESRIKSYSPFAFKFYMEQHVENVIKTYQQKINRRLQLEQEMAKAGLCEAEQEQMRKILYQKESNYNRLKRAKMDKSMFVKIKTLGIGAFGEVCLACKVDTHALYAMKTLRKKDVLNRNQVAHVKAERDILAEADNEWVVKLYYSFQDKENLYFVMDYIPGGDMMSLLIRMEVFPERLARFYIAELTLAIESVHKMGFIHRDIKPDNILIDLDGHIKLTDFGLCTGFRWTHNSKYYQKGSHIRQDSMEPSDLWDDVSNCRCGDRLKTLEQRAKKQHQRCLAHSLVGTPNYIAPEVLLRKGYTQLCDWWSVGVILFEMLVGQPPFLAPTPTETQLKVINWESTLHIPSQIKLSPEATDLITKLCCAAEDRLGRNGADDIKAHSFFHSMDFSTDIRRQPAPYVPKISHPMDTSNFDPVEEESPWNDASGDSTRTWDPLASSNSKHTEHAFYEFTFRRFFDDNGYPFRYPKPSGMEVGQSEKPDVEDKGVVDQTGACQPVYV
- the LATS2 gene encoding serine/threonine-protein kinase LATS2 isoform X3 produces the protein MAVRALKQTGSRSIEAALEYISKMSYLDPRNEQIVRVIKQTSPGKGIVPNNVTRRPSFEGSNESFPSYHQISNAAYEGTGFGAEGANMLTEVPRPYMDYIISTSQSTAMNAPVQRPSGVGTHSTPTSHQQKTYPANIESSVINYPVANHSSQALQLQASHGSNSQHYSRQHMVVQGEPMGYGVQRSPSFQNKMQQEGGYTNLPNKGAVVQNNSGHAFQQAPAGLYISHSHHKQTSPSSHQMHVISRGPAFANDFSDSPPQNLLNPSRNSLNMDLYDMNNPQVQQWQAATPSRRDSLQNPGIETSPRQHVSFRPDATVPSRTNSFNNHQQQPQVTVSIRQVPPGKPDPSITSPNTITAVTSAHILQPVKSMRVMRPEPQTAVGPSHPGWLPAQAPAVDGLEIIEQHVPPVGAANAYQLDVDYGNQELRCPPPPYPKHLLLPGSSEQFDINCLCMGVEQTLRVVPSSTCNKAEENSERNDKSSKNTKTEKPSKDKKQIQTSPVPVRKNGKDEEKRESRIKSYSPFAFKFYMEQHVENVIKTYQQKINRRLQLEQEMAKAGLCEAEQEQMRKILYQKESNYNRLKRAKMDKSMFVKIKTLGIGAFGEVCLACKVDTHALYAMKTLRKKDVLNRNQVAHVKAERDILAEADNEWVVKLYYSFQDKENLYFVMDYIPGGDMMSLLIRMEVFPERLARFYIAELTLAIESVHKMGFIHRDIKPDNILIDLDGHIKLTDFGLCTGFRWTHNSKYYQKGSHIRQDSMEPSDLWDDVSNCRCGDRLKTLEQRAKKQHQRCLAHSLVGTPNYIAPEVLLRKGYTQLCDWWSVGVILFEMLVGQPPFLAPTPTETQLKVINWESTLHIPSQIKLSPEATDLITKLCCAAEDRLGRNGADDIKAHSFFHSMDFSTDIRRQPAPYVPKISHPMDTSNFDPVEEESPWNDASGDSTRTWDPLASSNSKHTEHAFYEFTFRRFFDDNGYPFRYPKPSGMEVGQSEKPDVEDKGVVDQTGACQPVYV